A portion of the Streptomyces coeruleoprunus genome contains these proteins:
- a CDS encoding P-II family nitrogen regulator, with amino-acid sequence MKLITAIVKPHRLDEIKEALQAFGVQGLTVTEASGYGRQRGHTEVYRGAEYTVDLVPKIRIEVLVEDDDAEQLIDVIVKAARTGKIGDGKVWSVPVETAVRVRTGERGPDAL; translated from the coding sequence ATGAAGCTCATCACCGCGATCGTCAAGCCACACCGCCTCGACGAGATCAAGGAGGCCCTCCAGGCCTTCGGGGTCCAGGGCCTGACCGTCACCGAGGCCAGCGGCTACGGCCGCCAGCGCGGCCACACCGAGGTCTACCGCGGCGCCGAGTACACCGTCGACCTCGTCCCCAAGATCCGTATCGAGGTCCTCGTCGAGGACGACGACGCCGAACAGCTCATCGACGTCATCGTCAAGGCCGCCCGCACCGGCAAGATCGGCGACGGCAAGGTCTGGAGCGTCCCCGTCGAGACCGCCGTACGCGTCCGCACCGGCGAACGCGGACCCGACGCACTGTAA
- a CDS encoding ammonium transporter, whose protein sequence is MPPGILTLAAEEAPTLSAANTGFMLICSALVMLMTPGLAFFYGGMVRVKSTLNMLMMSFISLGIVTILWVLYGFSIAFGTDIGSVVGWSSDYVGFGGIGRDQLWDGYTIPVFVFAAFQLMFAIITPALISGALADRVKFSAWALFIALWVTVVYFPVAHWVWGSGGWLFEMGVIDFAGGTAVHINAGAAALGVILVIGKRVGFKKDPMRPHSLPLVMLGAGLLWFGWFGFNAGSWLGNDDGVGAVMFLNTQVATAAAMLAWLAYEKIRHGACTTLGAASGAVAGLVAITPAGGSCSPLGAIAIGAVAGLVCAMAVGLKYKFGYDDSLDVVGVHLVGGVIGSLLVGFFATGGVQSDAKGLFYGGGFDQLVKQAIGVFSVLAYSLIVSAVLAFVLHKTIGMRVSEDDEISGIDQGEHAETAYDFSGAGGGAASRKTVPAPTETAAAAQKTKKVDA, encoded by the coding sequence ATGCCCCCAGGCATCCTGACGCTTGCCGCAGAGGAAGCACCCACCCTCTCTGCCGCGAACACCGGCTTCATGCTCATCTGCTCCGCCCTGGTGATGCTCATGACCCCGGGCCTGGCCTTCTTCTACGGAGGCATGGTCCGGGTCAAGAGCACCCTCAACATGCTGATGATGAGCTTCATCAGCCTCGGGATCGTCACCATCCTGTGGGTGCTCTACGGATTCAGCATCGCCTTCGGCACCGACATCGGCTCGGTCGTCGGCTGGTCCTCCGACTACGTCGGCTTCGGCGGCATCGGCCGCGACCAGCTCTGGGACGGCTACACCATCCCCGTCTTCGTCTTCGCCGCCTTCCAGCTGATGTTCGCGATCATCACCCCCGCCCTCATCAGCGGCGCCCTCGCCGACCGCGTGAAGTTCAGCGCCTGGGCCCTGTTCATCGCGCTGTGGGTCACCGTCGTCTACTTCCCCGTCGCCCACTGGGTCTGGGGCTCCGGCGGCTGGCTCTTCGAGATGGGCGTCATCGACTTCGCGGGCGGCACCGCCGTCCACATCAACGCGGGTGCCGCCGCCCTCGGCGTCATCCTCGTCATCGGCAAGCGCGTCGGCTTCAAGAAGGACCCGATGCGCCCGCACAGCCTCCCCCTCGTCATGCTCGGCGCCGGCCTGCTCTGGTTCGGCTGGTTCGGCTTCAACGCCGGCTCCTGGCTCGGCAACGACGACGGCGTCGGCGCCGTGATGTTCCTCAACACCCAGGTCGCCACCGCCGCCGCCATGCTCGCCTGGCTCGCGTACGAGAAGATCCGCCACGGCGCCTGCACCACCCTCGGTGCCGCCTCCGGCGCCGTCGCCGGCCTCGTCGCCATCACCCCCGCCGGCGGCTCCTGCTCCCCGCTCGGCGCCATCGCCATCGGCGCCGTCGCCGGCCTCGTCTGCGCCATGGCCGTCGGCCTCAAGTACAAGTTCGGCTACGACGACTCCCTCGACGTCGTCGGCGTCCACCTCGTCGGCGGAGTCATCGGCTCCCTCCTCGTCGGCTTCTTCGCCACCGGCGGCGTCCAGTCCGACGCCAAGGGCCTCTTCTACGGCGGCGGCTTCGACCAGCTCGTCAAGCAGGCCATCGGCGTCTTCTCCGTCCTCGCCTACTCTCTGATCGTCTCCGCCGTCCTCGCCTTCGTCCTCCACAAGACGATCGGCATGCGGGTCAGCGAGGACGACGAGATCTCCGGCATCGACCAGGGTGAGCACGCCGAGACCGCCTACGACTTCAGCGGAGCCGGCGGCGGCGCCGCCTCCCGCAAGACCGTGCCCGCCCCGACCGAGACCGCCGCGGCGGCACAGAAGACCAAGAAGGTGGACGCATGA
- a CDS encoding bifunctional DNA primase/polymerase produces the protein MGFTIGGTRIREMRSGWTGLSGFTGLTGARRRPARTSAECAVAAEYTGLWGWDVVPGARASAGRCSCGDPSCTAPGAHPLGFAPEVPAGAPLDAVAEVWSGVPGAALLLPVGRAFDVLEVAEAAGRRALVRLERMGLPLGPVCVTPTGRAQFFVAPGAAAELPQLLYRMGWDDADLDLRCLGPGEHITAPPSDHGGLGPVRWLRPPSLDTPHAPPQARLLLGTLAYICHRSAG, from the coding sequence ATGGGCTTCACGATCGGCGGCACACGCATCCGCGAAATGCGGTCCGGATGGACGGGGTTGTCCGGCTTCACGGGGTTGACGGGGGCGCGCCGCCGTCCCGCCCGCACCTCCGCCGAGTGCGCGGTGGCGGCCGAGTACACGGGCCTGTGGGGCTGGGACGTGGTGCCGGGCGCCCGCGCGTCGGCCGGCCGCTGCTCCTGCGGCGACCCTTCGTGTACGGCTCCGGGGGCGCATCCGCTCGGGTTCGCCCCCGAGGTCCCGGCGGGCGCGCCGCTGGACGCCGTCGCCGAGGTGTGGTCGGGCGTACCGGGCGCGGCCCTGCTGCTGCCGGTGGGCCGCGCGTTCGACGTCCTGGAGGTCGCGGAGGCGGCGGGGCGCAGAGCGCTGGTGCGGCTGGAGCGGATGGGGCTGCCGCTGGGGCCCGTCTGCGTGACGCCCACGGGGCGGGCCCAGTTCTTCGTGGCGCCCGGGGCGGCGGCGGAGCTGCCGCAGCTGCTGTACCGGATGGGGTGGGACGACGCCGACCTGGATCTGCGGTGCCTGGGGCCGGGCGAGCACATCACGGCGCCGCCGTCGGACCACGGCGGCCTGGGCCCGGTCCGCTGGCTGCGCCCCCCGTCCCTCGACACGCCCCACGCCCCACCGCAGGCCCGCCTGCTGCTGGGGACGCTGGCGTACATCTGCCACCGCTCAGCAGGCTGA
- the ftsY gene encoding signal recognition particle-docking protein FtsY, with protein sequence MEYVILAVVIALVAVGLTGYLVVSGRKQKQLPRPEAPSATPTITAPPAEPHVGDEAETLREEPRRTIEEVDLPTAEEIVEEPQALEDPVMAAPPAPEIEVPEPTAGRLVRLRARLARSQNSLGKGLLTLLSREHLDEETWEEIEDTLLTADVGVAPTQELVERLRERVKVLGTRTPAELRTLLREELLTLLGTDFDRSVKTESGTDTPGVVMVVGVNGTGKTTTTGKLARVLVADGRSVVLGAADTFRAAAADQLQTWGERVGARTVRGPEGGDPASIAFDAVKEGIAEGADVVLIDTAGRLHTKTGLMDELGKVKRVVEKHGPLDEVLLVLDATTGQNGLVQARVFAEVVDITGIVLTKLDGTAKGGIVVAVQRELGVPVKLVGLGEGPDDLAPFEPEAFVDALIGD encoded by the coding sequence ATGGAATACGTCATCCTTGCTGTAGTCATCGCCCTGGTCGCGGTCGGACTGACCGGCTACCTCGTGGTGAGCGGCCGCAAGCAGAAGCAGCTGCCGCGCCCCGAGGCCCCGTCGGCCACGCCGACCATCACCGCTCCGCCCGCCGAGCCGCACGTCGGTGACGAGGCGGAGACACTCCGCGAAGAGCCACGCCGGACCATCGAGGAGGTCGACCTCCCGACCGCCGAGGAGATCGTCGAGGAGCCGCAGGCCCTCGAGGACCCCGTCATGGCCGCGCCCCCGGCCCCCGAGATCGAGGTCCCCGAGCCGACCGCCGGCCGCCTGGTCCGGCTCCGCGCCCGGCTCGCCCGGTCCCAGAACTCCCTCGGCAAGGGGCTGCTCACCCTGCTCTCCCGCGAGCACCTCGACGAGGAGACCTGGGAGGAGATCGAGGACACCCTCCTCACCGCGGACGTCGGCGTCGCCCCCACCCAGGAGCTCGTCGAGCGGCTGCGCGAACGCGTGAAGGTCCTCGGCACCCGTACGCCCGCCGAGCTGCGCACCCTGCTGCGCGAGGAACTCCTCACCCTTCTCGGCACCGATTTCGACCGCTCGGTGAAGACCGAGAGCGGTACGGACACACCGGGCGTCGTCATGGTCGTCGGCGTCAACGGCACCGGCAAGACCACCACCACCGGCAAGCTGGCCCGCGTCCTGGTCGCCGACGGGCGCTCCGTCGTCCTGGGCGCCGCCGACACCTTCCGCGCCGCCGCCGCCGACCAGCTCCAGACCTGGGGCGAGCGCGTCGGTGCCCGCACCGTGCGCGGGCCCGAGGGCGGCGACCCGGCCTCCATCGCGTTCGACGCGGTGAAGGAGGGCATCGCGGAGGGCGCCGACGTCGTCCTGATCGACACCGCCGGCCGCCTGCACACCAAGACCGGTCTCATGGACGAGCTGGGCAAGGTCAAGCGCGTCGTGGAGAAGCACGGCCCGCTGGACGAGGTGCTCCTCGTCCTGGACGCCACGACCGGCCAGAACGGCCTGGTCCAGGCGCGCGTCTTCGCCGAGGTCGTCGACATCACCGGCATCGTGCTGACCAAGCTGGACGGCACCGCCAAGGGCGGCATCGTCGTGGCCGTCCAGCGCGAGCTGGGCGTCCCGGTCAAGCTCGTCGGCCTCGGCGAGGGCCCCGACGACCTGGCCCCCTTCGAACCGGAAGCCTTCGTCGACGCCCTGATCGGCGACTGA
- a CDS encoding purine-cytosine permease family protein, with protein MPDTPSEGPRSTEGAVETRGLEPVPDSERTGHVRELFPTWVAANISVLLLTVGAGLVVFHGLNLWQVLVVAVTAPLMSYGIVGAISIAGKRGGAPGMALSRAVFGQRGNLFPGALIWVARWGWETINAVTGSYALLAVLDLLFGVRSSTPLIVVTLLLFVGATFAVSGLGIGAVHVCGRWSTYLFGAFSVLVLIHLLVETDWAAVFGRPEGSNALMVVGIGTLAAGGISWVPSAPDFTRYLPRSSSGGAMVGSTVGGAVLVTVPMVLMGGVMAVSTPDLASTRDPVGFIGERLPAWLSVPYLLLALAGMVLINAMSMYSAGFTAQTLGVRLPRAWAVSVNAVISLVGGVLLMLVATSFLGSFLSFLTLLGVAFSAWIGVFGVDMLRRTSYDGAALLDTSRTSAYWYRGGFAWRAMAAWGTALVVGLLFTRVDWFAGPLSGTWPGRNGLGWVVTIAVAALLYGVLGHRRPRRRTPAAGRRSRRRALPRLSG; from the coding sequence ATGCCGGACACGCCCTCCGAAGGCCCCCGGAGCACGGAAGGCGCGGTGGAGACGCGCGGTCTGGAGCCCGTACCGGACTCCGAACGCACCGGCCACGTCCGTGAGCTGTTCCCGACGTGGGTGGCGGCGAACATCAGTGTGCTTCTGCTCACGGTCGGCGCCGGACTGGTCGTCTTCCACGGGCTGAACCTGTGGCAGGTGCTGGTCGTGGCGGTGACGGCGCCCCTGATGTCGTACGGGATCGTGGGGGCGATCTCCATCGCGGGGAAGCGGGGCGGGGCGCCGGGGATGGCGCTGTCGCGGGCGGTGTTCGGGCAGCGCGGCAATCTCTTCCCGGGCGCGCTGATCTGGGTGGCACGCTGGGGCTGGGAGACGATCAACGCGGTGACCGGCTCGTACGCGCTGCTGGCGGTGCTGGACCTGCTGTTCGGGGTGCGGAGCAGTACGCCGCTGATCGTCGTGACGCTGCTGCTGTTCGTGGGGGCGACGTTCGCGGTCTCGGGGCTGGGGATCGGCGCGGTCCACGTGTGCGGCCGGTGGTCGACGTATCTCTTCGGTGCGTTCTCGGTGCTGGTGCTGATCCATCTGCTCGTGGAGACGGACTGGGCCGCGGTGTTCGGCCGGCCCGAGGGGTCGAACGCGCTGATGGTGGTCGGGATCGGGACGCTCGCGGCGGGCGGGATCAGCTGGGTGCCGTCGGCGCCGGACTTCACGCGCTATCTGCCGCGTTCGTCGTCGGGCGGGGCGATGGTGGGCTCGACGGTCGGGGGCGCGGTGCTGGTGACGGTGCCGATGGTGCTGATGGGCGGGGTGATGGCGGTGTCGACGCCCGACCTGGCGTCGACGCGGGACCCGGTGGGGTTCATCGGTGAGCGGCTGCCGGCCTGGCTGTCGGTGCCGTACCTGCTGCTGGCGCTGGCGGGCATGGTGCTGATCAACGCGATGTCGATGTACTCGGCGGGCTTCACCGCGCAGACGCTCGGGGTGCGGCTGCCGCGGGCGTGGGCGGTGAGCGTGAACGCGGTGATCAGCCTGGTGGGGGGTGTGCTGCTGATGCTGGTGGCGACGAGCTTCCTGGGGTCGTTCCTGTCGTTCCTGACGCTGCTGGGGGTGGCGTTCTCGGCGTGGATCGGGGTGTTCGGCGTCGACATGCTGCGGCGCACGTCGTACGACGGGGCCGCGCTGCTGGACACCTCGCGCACGAGTGCCTACTGGTACCGGGGCGGGTTCGCGTGGCGGGCGATGGCGGCGTGGGGCACGGCGCTGGTGGTGGGGCTGCTGTTCACGCGGGTCGACTGGTTCGCCGGGCCGCTGTCGGGGACGTGGCCGGGCCGCAACGGCCTCGGCTGGGTGGTGACGATCGCGGTGGCGGCGCTGCTGTACGGGGTGCTGGGCCACCGGCGCCCTCGGCGTCGTACCCCTGCCGCCGGGCGTCGCTCCCGCAGACGGGCACTGCCCCGGCTCAGCGGGTGA
- a CDS encoding sugar porter family MFS transporter, which yields MTSTTQPASGARQAHPDHLSHVIFITAAAAMGGFLFGYDSSVINGAVEAIRDRYDIGSGTLAQVIAVALIGCAIGAATAGRIADRIGRIRCMQIAAALFTVSAVGSALPFSLWDLAFWRVVGGFAIGMASVIGPAYIAEVAPAAYRGRLGAFQQAAIVIGIAVSQLVNWAILNLADGDQRGEIAGLEAWQWMLGVMVVPAVLYGLLSFAIPESPRFLISVGRTDRAREVLAEVEGHAVDLDARVTEIETAMHSEHKSTFKDLLGGRFGLLPIVWVGIGLSVFQQLVGINVAFYYSATLWQSVGVDPSSSFLYSFTTSIINIIGTVIAMVLVDRVGRRPLALVGSAGMAAALALEAWAFSADLVDGKLPGTQGVVALIAAHTFVLFFALSWGVVVWVFLGEMFPNRIRAAALGVAASAQWVANWVITASFPSLAEWNLSGTYLIYTVFAVLSIPFVLKFVKETKGKALEEMG from the coding sequence GTGACCAGCACCACGCAACCGGCATCGGGTGCCCGCCAGGCGCACCCGGACCATCTCAGCCACGTCATCTTCATCACGGCCGCCGCCGCGATGGGCGGATTCCTCTTCGGCTACGACAGCTCCGTCATCAACGGCGCCGTCGAAGCCATCCGGGACCGCTACGACATCGGCTCCGGGACCCTGGCCCAGGTCATCGCCGTCGCCCTGATCGGCTGCGCCATCGGCGCCGCCACCGCCGGCCGCATCGCCGACCGCATCGGCCGCATCCGCTGCATGCAGATCGCCGCCGCGCTCTTCACCGTCAGCGCCGTCGGCTCCGCCCTCCCCTTCTCGCTGTGGGACCTGGCCTTCTGGCGCGTCGTCGGCGGCTTCGCCATCGGCATGGCGTCCGTGATCGGCCCCGCCTACATCGCCGAGGTCGCCCCCGCCGCGTACCGAGGCCGCCTCGGCGCCTTCCAGCAGGCCGCCATCGTCATCGGCATCGCCGTCTCGCAGCTGGTCAACTGGGCCATCCTCAACCTCGCCGACGGCGACCAGCGCGGCGAGATCGCCGGCCTGGAGGCCTGGCAGTGGATGCTCGGCGTCATGGTCGTCCCGGCCGTCCTGTACGGCCTGCTCTCCTTCGCGATCCCCGAGTCGCCGCGCTTCCTGATCTCCGTCGGCCGCACGGACCGCGCCCGCGAGGTCCTGGCCGAGGTCGAGGGCCACGCCGTCGACCTCGACGCGCGCGTCACCGAGATCGAGACCGCCATGCACAGCGAGCACAAGTCCACCTTCAAGGACCTGCTCGGCGGCCGCTTCGGCCTCCTGCCGATCGTCTGGGTCGGCATCGGGCTGTCGGTCTTCCAGCAGCTCGTCGGCATCAACGTCGCCTTCTACTACTCCGCCACGCTCTGGCAGTCCGTCGGCGTCGACCCGTCCAGCTCGTTCCTCTACTCGTTCACCACGTCGATCATCAACATCATCGGCACCGTGATCGCCATGGTCCTCGTCGACCGCGTCGGCCGCCGGCCGCTCGCCCTCGTCGGCTCCGCCGGTATGGCGGCCGCCCTCGCCCTGGAGGCCTGGGCCTTCTCCGCCGACCTGGTCGACGGCAAGCTGCCCGGCACGCAGGGCGTCGTCGCCCTGATCGCCGCCCACACCTTCGTCCTCTTCTTCGCCCTCTCGTGGGGCGTGGTGGTCTGGGTCTTCCTCGGCGAGATGTTCCCCAACCGGATCCGCGCCGCCGCCCTCGGCGTCGCCGCATCCGCCCAGTGGGTCGCCAACTGGGTGATCACCGCGAGCTTCCCCTCGCTCGCCGAGTGGAACCTCTCCGGCACCTACCTCATCTACACGGTCTTCGCCGTGCTCTCCATCCCCTTCGTGCTCAAGTTCGTGAAGGAGACCAAGGGCAAGGCGTTGGAGGAGATGGGCTAA
- the smc gene encoding chromosome segregation protein SMC, which yields MHLKALTLRGFKSFASATTLRFEPGITCVVGPNGSGKSNVVDALSWVMGEQGAKSLRGGKMEDVIFAGTTGRPPLGRAEVSLTIDNSDGALPIDYAEVTITRIMFRNGGSEYQINGDTCRLLDIQELLSDSGIGREMHVIVGQGQLDSVLHADPMGRRAFIEEAAGVLKHRKRKEKALRKLDAMQANLARVQDLTDELRRQLKPLGRQAAVARRAAVIQADLRDARLRLLADDLVRLREALRAEIADEAALKERKEQAEAELRAALARETALEDEVRRLTPRLRRAQQTWHELSQLAERVRGTISLAEARVKSATAQPVEERRGRDPEDMEREAARIREQEAELAAALEAAQRALEDTVAHRAELERALVAEERRLKDAARAIADRREHLARLTGQVGAARSRAASAQAEIERLTATRDEARERAAAAQEEYERLRAEVDGLDADDAELAEAHEAAKADLADAEATLTAAREAATAAERRRAATQARHDALALGLRRKDGTGALLGAADRLTGLLGPAAELLTVTPGHEVPVAAALGAAADAVAVNGPATAAEAIRLLRKQDAGRAALLLGGLPGHDEDPPRVPGVRYAADLVRGPDELMPAVRRLLRDVAVVGTLEDAEDLVYARPGLTAVTAEGDVLGAHFAQGGSAGVPSLLEVQASVDEAAAELAELAVRCEEFAVRQQEAAERRRACATRVEELGERRRAADREKSAVAQQLGRLAGQARGAAGEAERADAAVARAQEALEKATEDAEELAERLLVAEETPADEEPDTSVRDRLSADGANARQTEMEARLQLRTHEERVKALAGRADALDRGARAEREARARAERRRARLRHEAEVATAVAAGARALLAHIEVSVVRAEQERSAAEAAKAAREQDLAAARAAGRDLKAELDKLTDSVHRGEVLGAEKRLRIEQLETRALEELGVEPAGLVAEYGPDQPVPPAPPAEGEELPDDPAHPRNRPRPFVRADQEKRLKAAERAYQQLGKVNPLALEEFAALEERHQFLSEQLEDLKKTRADLLQVVKEVDQRVEQVFTEAFRDTAREFEGVFSRLFPGGEGRLVLTDPDNMLATGVDVEARPPGKKVKRLSLLSGGERSLTAVAMLVSIFKARPSPFYVMDEVEAALDDTNLQRLIRIMQELQESSQLIVITHQKRTMEVADALYGVSMQGDGVSKVISQRLR from the coding sequence GTGCACCTCAAGGCCCTGACCCTCCGCGGATTCAAATCGTTCGCCTCGGCCACCACCCTGCGGTTCGAGCCGGGCATCACCTGTGTCGTCGGGCCCAACGGCTCGGGCAAGTCGAATGTCGTCGACGCGCTCTCGTGGGTCATGGGGGAACAGGGCGCCAAATCCCTGCGCGGCGGCAAGATGGAGGACGTCATCTTCGCCGGCACCACCGGCCGCCCGCCCCTGGGCCGCGCCGAGGTGTCCCTGACCATCGACAACTCCGACGGCGCCCTGCCGATCGACTACGCCGAGGTCACCATTACGCGGATCATGTTCCGCAACGGCGGCAGCGAATACCAGATCAACGGCGACACCTGCCGTCTTCTCGACATCCAGGAACTCCTCAGCGACTCCGGTATCGGCCGGGAAATGCACGTGATCGTCGGGCAGGGCCAGCTCGACTCCGTTCTGCACGCCGACCCCATGGGCCGCCGCGCCTTCATCGAAGAGGCCGCCGGTGTTCTCAAGCACCGAAAGCGCAAGGAAAAGGCGCTGCGCAAGCTGGACGCCATGCAGGCCAATCTCGCCCGCGTCCAGGACCTCACCGACGAACTGCGCCGCCAGCTCAAACCCCTCGGCCGCCAGGCCGCCGTCGCACGCCGCGCCGCCGTCATCCAGGCCGACCTGCGCGACGCCCGGCTGCGCCTGCTCGCCGACGACCTCGTACGGCTCCGGGAGGCCCTGCGGGCCGAGATCGCCGACGAGGCGGCGCTCAAGGAGCGCAAGGAGCAGGCCGAGGCGGAGCTGCGGGCCGCACTCGCCCGCGAGACCGCCCTGGAGGACGAGGTGCGGCGCCTCACGCCCCGCCTCCGGCGCGCCCAGCAGACCTGGCACGAGCTGTCGCAGCTCGCCGAGCGGGTGCGCGGCACGATCTCCCTGGCGGAGGCCCGGGTCAAGAGCGCCACCGCGCAGCCCGTCGAGGAACGGCGCGGCCGCGACCCCGAGGACATGGAGCGCGAAGCCGCCCGCATCCGCGAGCAGGAGGCGGAGCTGGCCGCCGCCCTGGAGGCCGCCCAGCGCGCCCTGGAGGACACCGTCGCCCACCGCGCCGAACTGGAGCGCGCCCTCGTCGCCGAGGAGCGCCGCCTCAAGGACGCCGCCCGCGCCATCGCCGACCGCCGCGAACACCTGGCCCGGCTCACCGGCCAGGTCGGCGCCGCCCGCTCCCGGGCCGCCTCCGCCCAGGCCGAGATCGAACGGCTGACCGCCACCCGCGACGAGGCACGCGAGCGGGCCGCGGCGGCCCAGGAGGAGTACGAACGACTCAGGGCCGAGGTCGACGGGCTCGACGCCGACGACGCCGAACTCGCCGAGGCCCACGAGGCCGCCAAGGCCGACCTCGCCGACGCCGAGGCCACGCTCACCGCCGCCCGCGAGGCCGCCACCGCCGCCGAACGCCGCCGCGCCGCCACCCAGGCCCGGCACGACGCGCTGGCCCTCGGCCTGCGCCGCAAGGACGGAACCGGCGCACTCCTCGGCGCCGCCGACCGGCTCACCGGACTGCTCGGCCCCGCCGCCGAACTCCTCACCGTCACTCCCGGCCACGAAGTGCCGGTCGCCGCCGCACTCGGCGCGGCCGCCGACGCCGTCGCCGTCAACGGCCCCGCCACCGCCGCCGAGGCCATCCGGCTGCTGCGCAAGCAGGACGCCGGCCGCGCCGCACTGCTCCTCGGCGGCCTCCCCGGGCACGACGAGGACCCGCCCCGCGTGCCGGGCGTCCGGTACGCCGCCGATCTGGTGCGCGGCCCCGACGAGCTGATGCCCGCCGTGCGGCGCCTGCTGCGGGACGTGGCCGTCGTCGGCACCCTGGAGGACGCCGAGGACCTCGTCTACGCGCGGCCGGGGCTGACCGCCGTCACCGCTGAGGGCGACGTCCTGGGTGCCCACTTCGCACAGGGCGGGTCCGCCGGCGTGCCCAGCCTCCTGGAGGTGCAGGCCTCCGTGGACGAGGCCGCGGCGGAGCTGGCCGAGCTGGCCGTACGCTGCGAGGAGTTCGCCGTACGGCAGCAGGAGGCGGCCGAGCGGCGGCGCGCCTGCGCCACGCGCGTCGAGGAGCTGGGGGAGCGGCGCCGGGCCGCCGACCGGGAGAAGTCGGCCGTCGCCCAGCAACTCGGCCGCCTGGCGGGGCAGGCACGGGGCGCCGCCGGCGAGGCCGAGCGCGCCGACGCCGCCGTCGCCCGCGCCCAGGAGGCGCTGGAGAAGGCCACCGAGGACGCCGAGGAACTGGCCGAACGGCTCCTCGTCGCCGAGGAGACCCCCGCCGATGAGGAGCCCGACACCTCGGTGCGCGACCGGCTCTCCGCCGACGGTGCCAACGCCCGTCAGACCGAGATGGAGGCTCGCCTCCAGCTCCGCACCCACGAGGAGCGCGTCAAGGCCCTGGCCGGCCGGGCCGACGCCCTGGACCGTGGTGCCCGCGCCGAACGCGAGGCCCGTGCCCGCGCCGAGCGGCGCCGCGCCCGGCTGCGCCACGAGGCGGAGGTCGCCACGGCAGTCGCCGCCGGCGCCCGCGCGCTTCTCGCGCACATCGAGGTGTCCGTCGTACGGGCCGAGCAGGAACGGTCCGCCGCCGAGGCGGCCAAGGCGGCCCGCGAACAGGACCTCGCGGCGGCCCGCGCGGCCGGCCGGGACCTGAAGGCCGAACTGGACAAGCTCACCGACTCCGTGCACCGGGGTGAGGTGCTGGGCGCCGAGAAGCGGCTGCGGATCGAGCAGCTGGAGACCAGGGCGCTGGAGGAGCTGGGCGTGGAGCCCGCGGGGCTCGTCGCCGAGTACGGCCCCGACCAGCCCGTACCGCCCGCGCCGCCGGCCGAGGGCGAGGAGCTGCCCGACGACCCGGCGCACCCGCGCAACCGGCCGCGGCCGTTCGTCCGCGCCGATCAGGAGAAGCGCCTGAAGGCCGCCGAGCGCGCCTACCAGCAGCTCGGCAAGGTGAACCCGCTCGCCCTGGAGGAGTTCGCGGCCCTGGAGGAGCGCCACCAGTTCCTCTCGGAACAGCTGGAGGACCTGAAGAAGACCCGCGCCGACCTGCTCCAGGTGGTCAAGGAGGTCGACCAGCGCGTCGAGCAGGTCTTCACCGAGGCGTTCCGCGACACGGCCCGCGAGTTCGAGGGCGTCTTCTCGCGGCTCTTCCCCGGGGGCGAGGGGCGGCTCGTGCTGACCGACCCGGACAACATGCTCGCCACGGGCGTGGACGTCGAGGCCCGGCCGCCCGGCAAGAAGGTCAAGCGGCTGTCGCTGCTCTCCGGCGGGGAGCGGTCGCTGACGGCCGTCGCCATGCTCGTGTCGATCTTCAAGGCGCGGCCGAGCCCGTTCTACGTGATGGACGAGGTCGAGGCCGCGCTCGACGACACCAACCTCCAGCGGCTGATCCGGATCATGCAGGAGCTCCAGGAGAGCTCCCAGCTGATCGTCATCACGCACCAGAAGCGGACCATGGAGGTCGCGGACGCCCTGTACGGCGTATCGATGCAGGGTGACGGCGTATCGAAGGTCATCAGCCAGCGGCTGCGCTGA
- a CDS encoding acylphosphatase — translation MNDDARFTAWVRGRVQGVGFRWFTRANALEIGELTGFALNLDDGRVQVVAEGPRENCHRLLEWLRSDDTPGRVDGVTEIWDTPRGGYQGFEVR, via the coding sequence ATGAATGACGACGCACGGTTCACCGCCTGGGTGCGCGGCCGAGTACAGGGAGTGGGCTTCCGCTGGTTCACCAGGGCGAATGCACTGGAGATCGGCGAGCTGACCGGGTTCGCCCTCAATCTCGACGACGGCCGCGTACAGGTCGTCGCCGAAGGGCCACGTGAGAATTGCCACCGTCTGCTGGAGTGGCTGCGCTCCGACGACACACCCGGGCGCGTCGACGGAGTCACTGAGATCTGGGACACGCCGCGCGGCGGATACCAGGGCTTCGAAGTCCGCTGA